The following are encoded together in the Triticum dicoccoides isolate Atlit2015 ecotype Zavitan chromosome 6B, WEW_v2.0, whole genome shotgun sequence genome:
- the LOC119326789 gene encoding expansin-B7-like: MAAASAYAVAVALFCLLAADGCCGCFWFLPAIFCPGHSPTPTPAPATPTPSPGTGTGTNVDGGGWLDARATWYGAPGGAGPDDNGGACGFKNVNLPPFNAMTSCGNEPLFKDGKGCGSCYQIRCVAHAACSGVPETVIITDMNYYPVARYHFDLSGTAFGAMAKDGRNDELRHAGIIDMQFKRVPCQYPGLSVTFHVEQGSNPNYLAILVEYENGDGDVAQVDLMESRPDNGEPTGVWTPMRESWGSIWRLDTHRPLQGPFSLRVTNESGRSLVAGQVIPADWQPDTVYSSLVQFD; encoded by the exons ATGGCAGCGGCCTCCGCCTACGCCGTTGCGGTCGCCCTCTTCTGCCTCCTCGCCGCCGATGGCTGCTGCGGCTGCTTTTGGTTTCTGCCTGCCATATTCTGCCCTGGACACTCCCCCACGCCTACACCCGCCCCCGCTACCCCCACCCCCAGCCCCGGCACCGGCACCGGCACCAACGTCGACGGCGGCGGCTGGCTCGACGCCAGGGCCACCTGGTACGGCGCTCCCGGAGGCGCCGGGCCTGACGACAATGGTGGCGCGTGCGGGTTCAAGAACGTGAACCTGCCGCCGTTCAACGCCATGACGTCGTGCGGCAACGAGCCGCTCTTCAAGGACGGCAAGGGATGCGGCTCGTGCTACCAG ATAAGGTGCGTGGCTCACGCAGCGTGCTCCGGCGTCCCTGAGACGGTGATTATCACCGACATGAACTACTACCCGGTGGCCCGCTACCACTTCGACCTCAGCGGCACCGCCTTCGGCGCCATGGCCAAGGACGGCCGAAACGACGAGCTCCGCCACGCCGGCATCATCGACATGCAGTTCAAGAGGGTGCCGTGCCAGTACCCGGGGCTGTCGGTGACGTTCCACGTGGAGCAGGGGTCGAACCCGAACTACCTGGCGATCCTGGTGGAGTACGAGAACGGCGACGGCGACGTGGCGCAGGTGGACCTCATGGAGTCGCGGCCGGACAATGGTGAGCCGACTGGGGTCTGGACGCCGATGAGGGAGTCGTGGGGCTCCATCTGGCGGTTGGACACGCACCGCCCGCTGCAGGGGCCCTTTTCGCTGCGGGTCACCAACGAGTCCGGCAGGTCGCTCGTCGCCGGGCAGGTCATCCCGGCCGACTGGCAGCCCGACACTGTGTACAGCTCCCTCGTCCAGTTCGATTGA
- the LOC119323905 gene encoding uncharacterized protein LOC119323905 yields MAGASSWSSSCSCTSSLGSLDDDDVVCVVKPGSPGAAEGSVKFLCSYGGMILPRHPDGALRYVGGNNRVLSVDRSLQFYELQRKLMDMCGCEAMSLRCQLPTEDLDALVSVTTNDDLGHLLEEYDAASRDRLQPLKIRAFLFPRSKTPPLSPSTPSSRPTPAYVRHQHHTARPPPARVHSGHRRPHQLLLLHNGSRLQ; encoded by the exons ATGGCGGGCGCatcctcgtggtcgtcgtcctgctCATGCACGTCGTCGCTCGGCTCCTTGGATGACGACGACGTGGTCTGCGTGGTGAAACCGGGTTCCCCCGGGGCGGCAGAGGGCAGCGTCAAGTTCCTGTGCAGCTACGGGGGTATGATCCTTCCACGCCACCCCGACGGCGCCCTCCGTTACGTCGGCGGCAACAACCGCGTCCTCTCCGTCGACCGCTCCCTCCAATTTTACG AGCTGCAACGGAAGCTGATGGACATGTGCGGATGCGAGGCGATGAGCCTGCGGTGCCAGCTGCCGACGGAGGACCTGGACGCGCTCGTCTCCGTCACGACCAACGACGACCTCGGCCACCTGCTGGAGGAGTACGACGCCGCTAGCAGGGACCGGCTCCAGCCGCTCAAGATAAGGGCGTTCCTGTTCCCAAGGTCCAAAACGCCGCCGCTCTCGCCGTCCACCCCGTCGTCCAGGCCAACACCGGCGTACGTCCGCCACCAGCACCACACGGCTCGCCCCCCTCCGGCTCGTGTGCATTCGGGCCACCGGCGCCCGCACCAGCTCCTGCTCCTCCACAACGGCAGTCGGTTGCAATAA